In a genomic window of Allomeiothermus silvanus DSM 9946:
- a CDS encoding IS1634 family transposase: MFIRQKAFKNKDGSTRTYLQLVESVRQGGRVRQRVVATLGRLEDLQDGRLDALIENLARFSQSTWRRLEEQAERLNVRWSKQWGPALIFERLWREAELDKAFEALLEDRQLAFDVAEAVFTMVLNRLTDPCSKRGLVRQWLQGVYRPQAEQLELHHYYRALDVLAEHKEAIEDRLFARARDLFWTEVDVVFWDTTSSYFEGRGPEGLAAYGYSRDKRPDRPQLVVGVLMTRDGYPIAHEVFPGDTADKATVETVLDALKRRFHLRRVIFVADRGMVSRQILRAIEEAGMEYIVGMPLRRHRAAEAVLSQPGRYRKVNDQLQIKQVTHQGQRYVLCYNPLQAEHDRQAREAALAHLKQRIERGQAKELLRNRLLARYLKALPQGALVVDTDAVKRAARYDGKYLLRTNTDLDPEAVVRAYKDLWRVERAFRTLKSALDLRPMFHWTERRVRGHVMVCFLALVLESLLLRKLRQQNPDVSYEDVLHDLSQLHAVAVELDGEACLTRTELVGQAYEAFKAVGLRPPARVQPLPRPETTPAG, encoded by the coding sequence ATGTTCATCCGCCAGAAGGCCTTCAAGAACAAAGACGGCTCCACCCGCACCTACCTCCAGCTCGTCGAGAGCGTGCGCCAGGGCGGCCGCGTCCGCCAGCGGGTGGTCGCTACCCTGGGCCGGCTGGAGGATCTCCAGGACGGCCGGCTCGATGCCCTCATCGAGAATCTGGCCCGCTTCTCCCAGAGCACCTGGCGTCGGCTGGAGGAACAAGCCGAGCGCCTGAACGTCCGGTGGTCCAAGCAGTGGGGACCGGCGCTGATCTTCGAACGGCTGTGGCGCGAGGCCGAACTGGACAAGGCCTTCGAGGCCCTGCTGGAGGATCGCCAGCTGGCCTTCGACGTGGCCGAGGCCGTCTTCACCATGGTACTCAACCGCCTCACCGACCCCTGCTCCAAGCGGGGCCTCGTGCGCCAGTGGCTGCAGGGCGTCTACCGGCCCCAGGCCGAGCAGCTGGAACTGCACCACTACTACCGCGCCCTGGACGTCCTGGCCGAGCACAAGGAGGCGATCGAGGATCGCCTTTTCGCCCGGGCTCGCGACCTGTTCTGGACCGAGGTGGACGTCGTCTTCTGGGACACCACATCTAGCTACTTCGAAGGCCGGGGGCCCGAGGGCTTGGCGGCCTACGGGTATTCCCGGGACAAGCGCCCGGATCGGCCCCAGCTGGTGGTGGGCGTGCTCATGACCCGGGACGGCTACCCCATCGCCCACGAGGTCTTCCCAGGCGACACCGCCGACAAGGCGACCGTGGAGACCGTGCTGGATGCGCTCAAGCGGCGCTTCCACCTGCGCCGGGTGATCTTCGTCGCCGACCGGGGCATGGTCAGCCGCCAGATCCTGCGGGCCATTGAAGAGGCCGGGATGGAGTACATCGTCGGCATGCCCCTGCGCCGGCACCGGGCGGCCGAGGCGGTCTTGAGCCAGCCGGGGCGGTATCGCAAGGTGAACGACCAGCTCCAGATCAAGCAGGTGACCCACCAAGGCCAGCGCTATGTGCTCTGCTACAACCCCCTCCAGGCCGAGCACGACCGCCAGGCTCGGGAGGCGGCCCTCGCGCACCTGAAGCAGCGGATCGAGCGCGGCCAAGCCAAGGAGCTCCTGCGAAACCGTCTCCTGGCCCGTTACCTCAAGGCCCTGCCCCAGGGCGCGCTGGTGGTCGACACCGATGCCGTGAAGCGGGCGGCCCGCTACGACGGCAAGTACCTGCTGCGGACCAACACCGACCTCGACCCGGAGGCCGTGGTGCGGGCGTACAAGGATCTCTGGCGGGTCGAGCGCGCCTTCCGCACCCTCAAGTCCGCCCTGGACCTGCGGCCCATGTTCCACTGGACGGAGCGGCGGGTGCGGGGGCACGTCATGGTCTGCTTCCTGGCGCTGGTCCTGGAGAGCCTCTTGTTGCGCAAGCTCCGCCAGCAAAACCCCGATGTGAGCTACGAGGACGTGCTCCACGACCTCTCGCAGCTGCACGCCGTGGCCGTGGAGCTGGACGGCGAGGCCTGCCTCACCCGCACCGAGCTGGTCGGGCAGGCCTACGAGGCCTTCAAGGCCGTGGGCCTGCGGCCGCCGGCGCGGGTCCAGCCGCTGCCACGTCCCGAGACGACCCCCGCCGGGTAG
- a CDS encoding M66 family metalloprotease, which yields MVLSRVEWGQTVVKEDLRLVAGKPALLRAYVLGDKAGLSVKVRASVYLNSQFQQDLDLAGPATLPPSENVSDLSQSFRATLPASLVQPGLELRLQADPDNQIAETDETNNLRTVTPTVGKDTTLYLTLVPVIQGGIQPPTPDLGTLKQGLVDIWPLKAVDIQMRTAYSTNTTGWGQLLNEITALRAADKSGRYYYGYLNLNGGIAWLGLPVGVGNPSSGVMAHELGHNFNLSHAPCGNASNPDPNYPYAGGGIGSWGYSLSKGSLVDPADSKIKDVMGYCGFGWVSDYMYQKAQTFLETSPPQAQTEPQLQNVLLVSGRVTAQGVVLDPPTPMQAPLSLPKPGPYTLRLQTEKGMREIP from the coding sequence GTGGTGCTGAGCCGAGTGGAGTGGGGGCAGACTGTCGTAAAGGAAGACCTTCGGTTGGTGGCGGGGAAGCCTGCTTTGCTTCGCGCCTACGTGCTGGGGGATAAGGCCGGGCTAAGCGTCAAGGTACGGGCTTCGGTCTACTTGAATAGCCAGTTCCAGCAAGACCTCGACCTTGCTGGCCCTGCCACCCTTCCTCCTAGCGAAAACGTCTCCGACCTGAGCCAGAGCTTCCGGGCCACCCTCCCGGCCAGCTTGGTGCAGCCGGGGCTCGAGCTTCGTCTCCAGGCCGACCCCGACAACCAAATCGCGGAAACCGACGAGACCAACAACCTCCGCACCGTGACCCCTACCGTGGGTAAGGACACCACCCTCTACCTGACCCTGGTGCCGGTCATCCAGGGGGGAATCCAGCCCCCCACCCCCGACCTGGGCACGCTCAAACAGGGCCTGGTGGATATCTGGCCGCTCAAAGCGGTGGACATACAGATGCGGACCGCTTACTCCACCAACACCACCGGTTGGGGTCAGCTTTTGAACGAGATCACCGCCTTACGGGCTGCCGATAAAAGCGGACGCTACTACTATGGTTACCTCAATTTGAATGGGGGGATCGCCTGGCTGGGTCTACCGGTCGGGGTGGGCAACCCCAGCAGTGGGGTCATGGCGCACGAGTTGGGACATAACTTCAACCTCTCCCACGCTCCTTGCGGCAACGCCTCCAACCCCGACCCCAACTACCCCTATGCCGGAGGGGGCATCGGCTCCTGGGGCTATAGCCTCAGCAAGGGATCCCTGGTCGATCCCGCCGACAGCAAGATCAAAGACGTGATGGGCTACTGCGGCTTTGGCTGGGTCTCCGATTACATGTACCAGAAAGCTCAGACCTTCCTGGAAACCTCGCCGCCCCAGGCTCAAACCGAACCCCAGCTCCAGAACGTGTTGTTGGTAAGCGGTCGGGTCACCGCGCAGGGGGTGGTGCTTGACCCACCCACCCCGATGCAAGCCCCCCTCAGCCTGCCCAAGCCGGGGCCGTATACGCTCCGTTTGCAGACCGAAAAGGGGATGCGGGAAATTCCTTAG
- the proB gene encoding glutamate 5-kinase: MRAERPLLDSRSYRRVVVKVGSAVLSGAAGRARQLAIAEQIAALKAEGRQVVLVSSGAVASGMAKLGLKERPKTMPGKQAAAAVGQPVLMQLWEQAFAWYDLRVGQVLLTAEDLAHRHRYLNARHTLETLLEWNVVPIINENDTVMIDEIKFGDNDQLSALIASLVGADLLLVLSDIDALYDADPRMNPTASPVRYVERVDAEVMRMAGDTPGHAGTGGMRSKLLAAKKAQDAGIPMLLLPGEDPRSITRALQGEPVGTFFAGGNKRYSGRRLWLYQLPKPAGEIVVDAGAARALRQGGASLLPAGIREVRGNFGVGEAVRCLDAGGELIGVGLVNYSSAEIERIKGAKTKDIERILGYNHSDEVIHRDHFALAGELSPSDGS; the protein is encoded by the coding sequence ATGCGTGCCGAGCGCCCCCTTTTGGACTCGAGGAGCTATCGCCGGGTGGTGGTCAAAGTCGGCAGCGCGGTATTGAGCGGGGCTGCCGGGCGGGCCCGGCAGCTGGCGATTGCCGAGCAGATCGCGGCCCTCAAAGCCGAGGGGCGTCAGGTAGTGCTGGTGTCCTCGGGGGCGGTAGCGAGTGGAATGGCTAAGCTCGGGCTCAAGGAGCGCCCCAAGACCATGCCCGGCAAACAAGCCGCCGCCGCGGTGGGGCAGCCGGTACTGATGCAGCTGTGGGAGCAAGCCTTCGCCTGGTATGACCTGCGGGTAGGGCAGGTCTTGCTCACCGCCGAAGATCTAGCCCACCGCCACCGCTATCTGAACGCCCGGCACACCCTCGAGACCCTGCTGGAGTGGAATGTGGTCCCTATCATCAACGAAAACGACACGGTGATGATAGATGAGATCAAGTTTGGCGACAACGACCAGCTCTCGGCTCTGATCGCCTCCTTGGTGGGGGCCGATCTTTTGCTGGTGCTTTCCGATATCGATGCGCTCTACGACGCGGATCCACGGATGAACCCAACCGCTAGTCCAGTGCGCTATGTCGAGCGGGTGGATGCCGAGGTGATGCGGATGGCGGGGGATACGCCGGGCCACGCAGGCACCGGAGGTATGAGAAGCAAGCTGCTAGCCGCGAAAAAGGCGCAAGATGCGGGAATTCCCATGCTGCTTTTGCCGGGAGAGGATCCCCGTAGCATCACCCGGGCGCTGCAAGGCGAACCGGTGGGTACTTTCTTTGCTGGGGGCAATAAACGCTATAGCGGGCGGAGACTTTGGCTTTACCAATTGCCCAAACCCGCTGGGGAGATTGTAGTGGACGCCGGGGCGGCGCGAGCTTTGCGTCAGGGCGGGGCCTCGCTGTTACCCGCTGGGATCCGGGAGGTGCGCGGGAATTTTGGGGTAGGCGAAGCGGTGCGCTGCCTAGATGCAGGAGGGGAGCTCATCGGAGTAGGGCTGGTGAATTACTCTTCGGCAGAGATCGAGCGGATCAAGGGGGCCAAGACCAAGGACATCGAGAGAATCCTGGGCTATAACCACTCCGACGAGGTGATCCACCGTGACCACTTCGCCCTCGCAGGCGAGCTGAGTCCGTCCGATGGGTCGTAG
- a CDS encoding glutamate-5-semialdehyde dehydrogenase, with product MIAPSELHAYGLRAKTASQTLAKASPQAKNTALLGMAERLRARRAEIEAANRADLEAARLGGLSTAKLDRLRLDEKILADLIAGLEQVAAMPDPIGEIEGITTRPNGLQVGRMRIPLGVVGFIYESRPNATVEASALTLKAGNAILLRGGKEAFRSNQVLVEFFRESLSEAGLPEDAVLLVPTTDRAAILEMCHMETLDLLIPRGGKDLIELVRREARMPVLAHAEGVNHLYVDAGADLEMAVRITLNGKVQRPGTCNALEKVLVHAAEAERFLPRLETALTATAVELRGDERARTILPQINPATEADWSTEYLDLILTLKVVDSLEEALEHIARYGSHHTEAICTNHHPHAMRFLREVDASLVLVNASPRFNDGFQLGLGAEIGISTSKLHAYGVMGVRELTTTKWIALGSGQIRE from the coding sequence ATGATTGCCCCATCCGAACTGCACGCCTACGGCCTAAGAGCCAAAACCGCTAGTCAGACCTTGGCCAAGGCCTCGCCCCAGGCCAAGAACACTGCCTTGCTGGGCATGGCCGAAAGGCTACGCGCTCGCCGAGCGGAGATCGAGGCGGCCAATCGGGCCGACCTCGAGGCCGCCCGGTTGGGAGGGCTTTCTACAGCCAAGCTAGACCGGCTCAGGCTCGATGAGAAGATTTTGGCCGATTTGATCGCCGGGCTCGAGCAGGTCGCGGCTATGCCGGACCCCATTGGGGAAATCGAGGGGATAACCACCCGACCCAATGGGCTACAGGTAGGCCGGATGCGCATTCCCCTGGGGGTAGTGGGCTTCATTTATGAGTCGCGCCCCAACGCTACCGTGGAGGCCAGCGCCCTTACCCTCAAAGCCGGAAACGCCATCTTGTTGCGCGGGGGCAAAGAAGCTTTCCGCTCCAACCAAGTGCTGGTGGAGTTCTTCCGCGAGAGCCTGAGCGAAGCCGGGCTGCCTGAGGACGCCGTGCTGCTGGTCCCGACCACCGACCGCGCTGCGATCCTGGAGATGTGCCATATGGAAACCCTGGATCTTCTGATCCCCCGCGGTGGCAAGGACCTCATCGAACTGGTACGGCGGGAAGCCCGGATGCCGGTGCTGGCCCATGCCGAGGGGGTCAACCACCTTTACGTGGACGCCGGGGCCGACCTGGAGATGGCAGTGCGTATCACCCTCAACGGTAAAGTGCAGCGCCCCGGCACCTGCAACGCGCTGGAGAAGGTGCTGGTCCACGCCGCGGAAGCCGAGCGGTTTTTGCCCCGGCTCGAGACCGCCCTGACCGCCACCGCGGTGGAGCTTAGGGGGGACGAGCGGGCCCGGACCATCCTGCCCCAGATTAACCCCGCTACCGAGGCCGACTGGAGCACCGAGTACCTGGACCTGATCCTCACCCTCAAGGTGGTGGACTCGCTCGAGGAAGCGCTCGAGCACATTGCCCGTTACGGTTCCCACCACACCGAGGCCATCTGCACCAACCACCACCCCCACGCCATGCGCTTTTTGCGCGAGGTGGACGCCTCGCTGGTGTTGGTGAACGCCTCCCCACGCTTCAACGACGGCTTTCAGCTAGGGCTAGGGGCCGAGATCGGTATCAGCACTTCCAAGCTCCACGCCTACGGGGTGATGGGAGTGCGCGAGCTGACCACTACCAAGTGGATAGCGCTAGGGAGCGGGCAGATTCGGGAGTAG
- a CDS encoding YihY/virulence factor BrkB family protein produces MPGRPEIGIGNMDFLRHAYRLYNQSHIPFFAASLAYYALFSLMPLLFLLVGVFGLVLAGNEALLEAVRQRLSEVALLLFPTQPDLAQGLLKFLTSGAAPLTAGSFLVLFWSASNFFAALAYAMGVIFQTPPGFRNRLIALIAPGALGLGLILLALGGLSLAFILRYLPPELGFLRGSLEHVLPVLVTVGLFYLTYRLLPRPAPRRLHALSGAGFAALVWEGVRLGIPALLPRSQYELFYGPLAGFLLAMLGFYLSMWILLVGGLLARVLEDWHAPKG; encoded by the coding sequence ATGCCTGGCAGGCCCGAGATCGGGATCGGTAACATGGATTTTCTACGGCATGCTTACCGGCTCTATAACCAATCGCACATCCCCTTCTTCGCGGCCTCTCTAGCCTATTACGCACTCTTCAGTCTGATGCCTCTATTATTCTTGCTGGTAGGTGTTTTCGGGCTGGTGCTCGCAGGGAATGAGGCCCTGCTCGAGGCCGTCCGGCAACGCCTTAGCGAGGTAGCACTGCTTCTTTTTCCTACTCAACCGGACTTGGCCCAGGGCCTCTTAAAATTTCTCACCAGCGGCGCTGCTCCCCTCACGGCAGGCAGCTTCTTGGTGCTCTTTTGGAGTGCCAGCAACTTCTTCGCCGCGTTAGCCTACGCGATGGGGGTTATCTTCCAGACCCCACCCGGCTTTCGCAACCGGCTCATCGCCCTGATCGCCCCAGGAGCGCTGGGGTTGGGGTTGATCCTACTGGCCTTGGGAGGACTTTCTTTAGCCTTTATCTTGCGTTATCTACCACCAGAGCTGGGATTTTTGCGGGGGAGCCTCGAGCATGTATTGCCCGTGCTGGTAACGGTGGGGCTGTTCTACCTCACCTACCGGTTACTGCCCCGCCCTGCCCCCCGGCGGCTCCACGCTTTATCCGGAGCAGGGTTTGCCGCTTTGGTGTGGGAGGGAGTGCGGCTGGGGATCCCGGCTTTGTTGCCCCGTTCGCAGTATGAACTGTTCTACGGCCCGCTGGCGGGGTTCTTGCTGGCTATGCTGGGCTTTTACCTGAGCATGTGGATTTTGCTGGTAGGGGGGTTGCTGGCTCGGGTCCTGGAGGATTGGCATGCGCCCAAAGGTTGA
- a CDS encoding polysaccharide deacetylase family protein, whose protein sequence is MPFILFFLAVFSFALAGPLAPLPDIVPAVPGEAQPTAPGTRPAPPLPQLELTPPIPEVQKVEYASNGFIEVAHALVLVSDLQPPLMLRKAQQVVAQVFLTRPSLSEVDISVYRREEYAGFGGPLPRLTASVPRTRLEAFQRLTPANLKSYDRLWLNPRDQIYGPFRTPTDELETNLQFQGSPVQLKAQRLEQAAAALQGGVVGSRFYHGDPAVPLAALTFDDAPHPLYAPLLLDTLRRAGVKATFFCIGRNALAYPYFVRDMVRDGHEIGNHTFHHVRLNNLDKSTVLMEIQSANQVLERITGRPVRYFRPPGGRFSPTVLEVVRELNMTIVFWTDDPGDFQNLPDTTLENRLERKLRRGGIVLLHDNVLSTIEVLPDFLRLAERRGIRLGTVDELARSHLSKTSAESLTTRK, encoded by the coding sequence ATGCCCTTCATTCTCTTTTTTTTGGCAGTTTTTTCGTTTGCCCTTGCGGGTCCTCTGGCCCCCCTGCCCGACATCGTGCCAGCAGTACCAGGGGAAGCCCAACCTACCGCTCCCGGCACTCGGCCTGCCCCGCCGCTTCCGCAGCTCGAGCTAACCCCCCCCATTCCCGAGGTGCAAAAGGTCGAGTATGCCTCCAACGGGTTCATCGAGGTAGCTCATGCCCTGGTGTTGGTGAGTGACCTCCAACCCCCCCTGATGCTGCGCAAGGCCCAGCAGGTGGTGGCCCAGGTCTTCCTTACCCGGCCCAGTCTTTCCGAGGTGGACATTTCGGTGTATCGGCGCGAGGAGTATGCAGGCTTCGGCGGCCCGCTGCCGCGACTGACGGCTTCGGTGCCGCGTACTCGGCTGGAAGCCTTCCAGCGCCTCACCCCAGCCAACTTAAAGAGCTATGACCGGCTTTGGCTCAACCCCCGTGACCAGATCTACGGACCGTTTCGCACCCCCACCGATGAGCTCGAGACCAACCTGCAGTTTCAAGGTTCGCCGGTACAGCTCAAAGCCCAGCGCTTGGAGCAGGCCGCTGCAGCGCTCCAGGGCGGGGTGGTGGGAAGCCGCTTTTACCACGGCGACCCCGCGGTTCCTCTAGCCGCCCTCACCTTTGACGACGCCCCCCACCCGCTTTATGCCCCGCTGCTTTTGGACACGTTGCGGCGAGCTGGGGTCAAAGCCACCTTTTTTTGTATTGGGCGCAACGCCCTGGCTTATCCCTACTTCGTGCGGGACATGGTCCGAGACGGCCATGAGATCGGCAACCATACTTTTCACCACGTCCGCCTTAACAACCTCGACAAATCTACGGTACTCATGGAAATCCAGTCCGCCAACCAAGTACTCGAGCGTATCACCGGGCGTCCGGTGCGTTACTTCCGCCCTCCTGGCGGGCGCTTTTCGCCTACGGTGCTCGAGGTGGTGCGCGAGTTGAACATGACCATAGTTTTCTGGACCGATGACCCCGGCGACTTCCAGAATTTACCCGACACCACCCTTGAAAACCGTCTAGAACGTAAATTACGCCGAGGGGGGATCGTCTTGTTGCATGACAATGTACTCTCGACCATCGAGGTTCTTCCGGATTTCCTGCGCCTCGCCGAGCGGCGGGGGATTCGGCTCGGCACGGTAGACGAGTTGGCTCGAAGCCACCTAAGCAAGACCTCCGCCGAGTCCCTAACCACCCGCAAATAG